DNA sequence from the Methanobacterium petrolearium genome:
TAAGGTCCCTTAGGAGCAGGAGGATCATAAAATTTTACTACCCAATATTTCCCATCAGAAGTCAAATAAACATCTTTCACAGTACCCACACCAAAAGCTATTCCCCCATTTAGTCTTGCTATGGATACTGCTGTTGCTTCAGGAGTTGAATTATCAAAAGAAGTAGTACTTAAAGAAGAAGGATCAAAATGTGTTCTTCCCTTAATTTCAGAGATTAAATCCAAACCAAAGGAGACTATCATGAAAGCAGAAACTAAACAGATAATAGTACCTCCTATTAAAACACCAGCAACCAGTAACTTTTTCCTATCCAAATGGATACCACCCTACTTGTTTTCCATTTATTGATGAAAAATGCCAGTTAACTGCGAAAAATCCCATATTAACCCCCCTTTTAATCACCATAACTAATACAGTTAATATAAACTGCCTCATAACTCAAATATCCCTAATATCAGTAATACCTCCAATTATATATTACTTTCCATCCACTTAATATTATTACTAACCCCTTAGTGTGAAGTTAAAAATTAATACCATTACTGTTTATTACAGCAAAAAATCAATCATTGTTTAAGCCCATTGGTTTATTAAAATATTTCTAAATGTTATTATTTAAATCTGGTTTACAATCACTCTTAAAAAAAGTCATTACCCACATTACATATAGATCAAAGCTTTTTAAGGGTATCATCCTGATTGAATTTAAATGAACACATTTGAAGTTCCTAATGGAAACCAATTTTGATGAAACCTATTTTTACGCTGGAAAACTTTAGGTATTTATACCACTAAAAAAATAGTAATCTTCATGGATAACGGCTTCTTCTGTGACAAGTGTGGAATGATAAAAGACCGATGTATATGCTCATCTAGCGGATCTGAAGGATCTGGTCAGGTAAATACACCGAAAATATCAACTTCAAGGATCAAAGCTATTAAAAGACAATATCCCCATATTGATGAGGATATCATTGAAAAATTCCCTTTCCAATCACCCCGGGAAGGTCAGCTGGAGATCATAGATGAGATCAGGGAGGCCATCGAACGTGGCTATTCTAACATCATCCTGGAGGCAGGTACAGGTACTGGGAAATCAGCAGTGGCCACCACCTTGGCGCGACTTTACCAGCCTGCCTATGTGCTCACCATGACCAAACAGCTCCAGTCCCAGTATGCCTCAGAATTCGGATACCCTATGGTTAAAGGCCGTGGGAACTTCTTATGTCAGAATGAGAGTTTGGAGTACAGCTGCGATCAGGGGACCTGTCAGACCATCCCCAGCACCCAGAAGTTCGCCTGTGATTATGGTATCAGCAAATCCCCATTTAATGGCGAGTTTCACGCTTTTCAAGATGCTTTTGGAAGTCCAATTTATTTCCGTTCCAATGAAAGATGCCGCTACTGGGACCAGAAAGCATTGGCTGTGGAAAGCTCCATAACATTAATGAACTACGATTATGCCCTACTTGAACTTAACTATGTAAAACACTTTGGTAAAAGGCATTTTATGGTTTTAGACGAGGCTCATAACCTGGAAAACAAGTTAATGCAACGTCTGGAGGTTAATCTCTACAACCGCCGCCTGGAACGCGAAATCAAAAAAACCATACCCCCCAGTATGATGAAACATACCGAACCTGCAGAATGGATACTGTTTGTAGAATCACTTTACGACGATTACCAGGACTTGGACCTTAAAAAAATCCCCAAAAGATCAGCTGACCGTATAAACCGTATGAAAATGAACCTGAGTGAACTTTCACGAAACTTGGAGAACTCTCCTGATAACTGGGTGGTGGACACCAGTCCCGGAGGAGTATCCTTTAAACCCCTCCGGGTAAACACCTATGCTCCTGAGCATCTTTTCAATCATGCTGATATCCGGCTTTTTATGAGTGCCACCATCCTTGATCAGGATTTATTCTGCCAGTGGCTGGGAATAAACCCGGATGAAACATATCACCTGGAGATTAAGAGTGTTTTCCCACCATCATCCCGCCCAGTTCATTTGAAACTGGTGGGGAACATGTCACACCGCCTGATAAAACGCACCGCCCCTAAAACTATTCCTGTCCTTGAAAAAATCATCGAACACCATAAATATGAAAAAGGACTCATTCACACCCACAACTACAAGTGTCAGCAGTATATCATGAAATATCTTAAGGATCCCCGTTTGATGGGCCATAACCCCAAAAACAGGGAACAGGTTCTAAACCGTTTTGAACATAGCAAGGAACCTCGAGTGCTGGTAAGCCCTTCAATGAGTGAAGGGGTGGATTTACCCTATGAAAAGTGCCAATTCCAAGTTATATACAAGATACCATTCCCTTACCTGGGAGACCCGCAGATAAACCAGCGAAAACAGCAGGACCCTCCATGGTATGCTTATAAAACAATTATGACTCTCCTGCAGGCTTATGGTCGTGGGATGCGGGCTGAAGATGATTACTGTGAAACTTACATCCTAGATGGTAACTTCCGCATGTTACTGAGGAACAAACTTTACCGTAACCTAGTGCCCAGCTTCTTCAAGGATGCCATTCAAAGAGAATGACACCCCCATGATTATAAAAGGAGAGATAGTTTTAATATAGAGTTTTAACAAACCATGAAGCATCATATTAATGCCATTATTACTTCTTGGCCTAATCAAGTTATGAGAGGTTTGATGAATGTCCGAACTTTCCAAGGTGGACATATACAGACAAATTGATGTTCTAAGACAAAGTTTGCTGGATCTTACCATGCGAAACCAGCTCCTGAACTTCCGCCCCCGTACCATGACTGTGGAAGTCAAGGAAGGAGAACTTCCCGAGATATACGACCGGTTAGTTCTTAAAAAAAGCAAAAGAAAACTGTTACAGTTCATCCCAAAAACTGAAACCGGGTTTTCTGCAAGTGGTGGATCAGTAGATAGGGCTCGTTTTGAAGAAGATAAACCTCCTGTTTCAGGGAAAGAAGAATCTAATATTCCGGGTGAAAGTGAATTTACTGGTGAAAACTATTCTAATACTGATGAGAGTGAATTTAGTACGGATAAAGGAAATAAAACTGTTTATCATGTTGCTAATGAGTTAGAAGTTTTTGATAATTCATCTCAAGAAAAATTTGTTGTTTCTGATGCTAATTCTCAAAAAGAATTTTCTGATGATGTTTCCAATTCCACACTTAACACTGATTCAGAAAATGTTACGGGAGATGAATCATCTATACTATGGGATTCCCCTTCACCAGACCAAGAAACCCTGGAAAAAAATAAAGAAATATTTTTATCCACTGACTTAACCCCCTCAGAGCTTCAACGCCGACTTTTCTACATTAACCAGCGTGCCAGGTCAGTGATGGAGGAACAGGGATACAATATCCTCTACCTTGCCATGGGATTCGTGAAATGGAAGGATGATACTGGCACCCCTGGATACAGAGAAGCACCTTTGATATTGATACCTGTTGAACTGGAACGTAAACGAGTGAAGGGTTCTTTCAAGCTTCGGTGGACTGGTGAAGAAATAATTGCCAACATATCCCTGCAGGCAAAATTACTGGATTATGGGGTTGAAATACCCGACTTTGAAATGCCCAGAAATCCAGAAGGTATAGACGAATATATGGGCTTAGTTAAAGAAGCCATCTCTTATAAAGGTGGTTGGGAAGTTCTGGAGAAAACATTCCTAGGATTTTTCAGTTTCACCAAATTCGTGATGTACAAGGATTTGGATCCAGAAAGTTGGCCTGAAGACATGCCTCTGGAAGAGAACCCCCTTATAAAAGCCATATTCGACCCTTCAGAAGAGGTGGATCTGGGTTTCCAGGAAGATCAGGTAGATGTTAAATTATCCTCAAAAGATGTGTATCATGTTTTAGATGCAGATTCATCCCAGATTTCGGTGATAGAAGATGTGAAACATGGTCGGGATCTAGTGGTTGAAGGACCTCCAGGCACTGGTAAGTCTCAGACCATAGTAAACCTTATAGCCGAACTTTTAGCACGAGGCAACACTATTCTTTTTGTAAGTGAAAAAATGGCTGCTTTAGAAGTGGTTAAAGGCCGTCTGGATAGTGTTGGGCTGGGAGAATTCTGTCTGGAACTTCACAGTAAAAAATCGAATAAAAAAGATGTTCTGGAGAAGCTGGAAAGTGTGCTCAGGAATCCTAAACCCAGTGAACTGGCATTAGAGGATGATTTGAACACTATTGAAGAGCTTAAGTTAGATTTAGACGAATACGTTAACATCCTACATTCACCCTATGGAAAAATTAAGTGGACTCCTTATCAGCTGTTTGGTTTAAAAGAAAAATCACTCCATCATTTTGAAGAATCTAACAGTAAAATGCCACGTTTTATCATGGAAGAAAGTGAAAATTGCACTTTAAGGGAGTGGCAGCGCACCATAAATAAATTCAAAGAACTTGGAGAATTATATAAGCTGGCAAAACCCGTGACTTATAATCCGTGGAATTCAACCCAACCAGATCCCATACTACCTGCAGAAGAAGAGGAAATAGAAGCTCTGTTAACTGAAACTATAGGAAAACTTGATGACTTGAATTTAAAAGCCCAGACACTTTCTAAAATCTCAGGAGTGAAGATACCCACCACTTTAGATGAAACAGAACACTTGATAGCTGCTGTGGAGATTATTTCATCTTTTCCATCTTTGGAAAGGGATATTCTTCTAAATACCCAGTGGGATTATGATAAACTACAGGTTTATAACCTCATTAAGACTTTAGAAGAGTATAAATCCAAATCTAAAGATTTGAAAAGATTTAAAGAGGGAGTTCTGGATGAGGATATTCCATCTACCCTGATGGATTTCCAGGAAAAAAAGTCAAAACTCCTCAAGTTTCTGAGTGGAGACTTTAAAAAGGCTAAAAAGAAAATTGGAAGACTTTATGAGGGTAAAGTCCCTGATGATGATGGAATAATTGTTCGTGACCTTGAAGAACTAATAAAATGCCAAAAAATGAGGCGTAACATAAGGGAACATGATGAACTGGCTAAATCACTCTTTGGATCACACTGGAGGAGAGAGGAGAGTGACTCTGAAAACCTGAAGGATATATCTGAATGGATCCTCAAATTCAGGAAAGCCCTTGAAGAAGGTAGCATAACTGAAAAAATTCTCATCATCCTGGATTCTGCTGAACAACACCAAATCAAGGACATTACCAGACAGATACACCAGGATTATGACCAGATTTTGCAGTTCATAAACCAACTGGACAAGTTTTTGCACTTTAAAGATGATTCAGTTTACATGAATCTTACCAAAAGTCCCATTGAATATTTAATATCCCAAATTTCCCTACTAAAGGATGGTCTTTCATCCCTACAGAACTGGTCACGTTTCAGTTCATCAAGAACCGAATGTCTGGAAACAATAGGTGCCAACCTTGTAGAACTGGTAGATAAAGACCAAATCAAATCAGAAAACATCATCCCCTGCTTGGAGGGTAATTTCGCAGATTCCATGCTCCGCAAACTTTTCCTCAGAGAACATTCCCTATTCCGTTTCGTGGGTGATGTGCATGAGAAAAAGATAAATGAATTCCGAGAACTGGACAGTAAAATTATAAAACTTAACCGTTTCCGAATAGCAGAAGAACTGTACGAAAACCGACCCTCCCTTTCAGGCACTGCATCACCCCGTTCAGAATTGGGAGTTCTCAAAAGTGAATTTTCCCGTAAACGGGGACACATGCCTATCCGAAAATTATTGTCCATCTGTGGCGGAATAATACAGACAATTAAACCCTGCTTCATGATGAGTCCCCTTTCCATTGCCCAGTACCTGGACCCTTACAGTGTGAAGAACCTACGCTTTGACTATGTTATTTTCGACGAAGCCAGCCAGGTGAAACCTGAAGATGCCCTAGGAGCGCTTTTAAGAGCCAGATGTGCGGTTATAATGGGGGACACAAGACAACTCCCCCCCACAACATTTTTTGACATCTTGATTGATGTGGAGAGTGATGATTATGATCTGGCTGTGCTGGCAGACATGGAAAGCATTCTTCACTTGTGCAAAAGGAGTTTCCCCTCTAAAATGCTCCGTTGGCATTACCGCAGCCGGCACGAATCCCTTATAGCAGTCAGTAATCAAGAATTTTACGACAACCACTTACTGATCTACCCATCACCTAATCAGGATTCTGAAGAACTGGGACTTAAACTGGTTCATCTCCCGGAAACTGTTTATGATCGTGGAAAAACTGCTACCAACCGGGCAGAAGCCAAAGAAGTTGTTAAAGCTGTTTTTGAACACTACCAGAAGTATGGTGATTCCAAGAGTCTGGGTGTGGGCACTTTCAACGTGCGCCAGCAACAGGCTCTTCTGGAAGAGTTGGAATTACAGTTGAAGTTGAACCCCACAATGGAAAAATATTTCAACCCCCACCAGGAAGAGCATTTCTTCATTAAAAATCTGGAAACCATCCAGGGTGATGAAAGAGATGTGATAATGGTGAGTGTTGGTTACGGATTTGATTCAGAAGGCCGTTTAAGTCATAATTTCGGACCCGTAAACCAGGACGGTGGAGAAAGACGTTTGAACGTTCTTTTAACACGTGCACGTGAAAAATGCATGATATTCTCCAACTTCAGAGGGAGTGATCTGCATTTAAACAGTAGTGCTCCTTTCGGTCTTCGAGCATTCAAAGAATTCCTGGAATACGCTGAAAAGA
Encoded proteins:
- a CDS encoding helicase C-terminal domain-containing protein, yielding MDNGFFCDKCGMIKDRCICSSSGSEGSGQVNTPKISTSRIKAIKRQYPHIDEDIIEKFPFQSPREGQLEIIDEIREAIERGYSNIILEAGTGTGKSAVATTLARLYQPAYVLTMTKQLQSQYASEFGYPMVKGRGNFLCQNESLEYSCDQGTCQTIPSTQKFACDYGISKSPFNGEFHAFQDAFGSPIYFRSNERCRYWDQKALAVESSITLMNYDYALLELNYVKHFGKRHFMVLDEAHNLENKLMQRLEVNLYNRRLEREIKKTIPPSMMKHTEPAEWILFVESLYDDYQDLDLKKIPKRSADRINRMKMNLSELSRNLENSPDNWVVDTSPGGVSFKPLRVNTYAPEHLFNHADIRLFMSATILDQDLFCQWLGINPDETYHLEIKSVFPPSSRPVHLKLVGNMSHRLIKRTAPKTIPVLEKIIEHHKYEKGLIHTHNYKCQQYIMKYLKDPRLMGHNPKNREQVLNRFEHSKEPRVLVSPSMSEGVDLPYEKCQFQVIYKIPFPYLGDPQINQRKQQDPPWYAYKTIMTLLQAYGRGMRAEDDYCETYILDGNFRMLLRNKLYRNLVPSFFKDAIQRE
- a CDS encoding DUF3320 domain-containing protein, whose translation is MSELSKVDIYRQIDVLRQSLLDLTMRNQLLNFRPRTMTVEVKEGELPEIYDRLVLKKSKRKLLQFIPKTETGFSASGGSVDRARFEEDKPPVSGKEESNIPGESEFTGENYSNTDESEFSTDKGNKTVYHVANELEVFDNSSQEKFVVSDANSQKEFSDDVSNSTLNTDSENVTGDESSILWDSPSPDQETLEKNKEIFLSTDLTPSELQRRLFYINQRARSVMEEQGYNILYLAMGFVKWKDDTGTPGYREAPLILIPVELERKRVKGSFKLRWTGEEIIANISLQAKLLDYGVEIPDFEMPRNPEGIDEYMGLVKEAISYKGGWEVLEKTFLGFFSFTKFVMYKDLDPESWPEDMPLEENPLIKAIFDPSEEVDLGFQEDQVDVKLSSKDVYHVLDADSSQISVIEDVKHGRDLVVEGPPGTGKSQTIVNLIAELLARGNTILFVSEKMAALEVVKGRLDSVGLGEFCLELHSKKSNKKDVLEKLESVLRNPKPSELALEDDLNTIEELKLDLDEYVNILHSPYGKIKWTPYQLFGLKEKSLHHFEESNSKMPRFIMEESENCTLREWQRTINKFKELGELYKLAKPVTYNPWNSTQPDPILPAEEEEIEALLTETIGKLDDLNLKAQTLSKISGVKIPTTLDETEHLIAAVEIISSFPSLERDILLNTQWDYDKLQVYNLIKTLEEYKSKSKDLKRFKEGVLDEDIPSTLMDFQEKKSKLLKFLSGDFKKAKKKIGRLYEGKVPDDDGIIVRDLEELIKCQKMRRNIREHDELAKSLFGSHWRREESDSENLKDISEWILKFRKALEEGSITEKILIILDSAEQHQIKDITRQIHQDYDQILQFINQLDKFLHFKDDSVYMNLTKSPIEYLISQISLLKDGLSSLQNWSRFSSSRTECLETIGANLVELVDKDQIKSENIIPCLEGNFADSMLRKLFLREHSLFRFVGDVHEKKINEFRELDSKIIKLNRFRIAEELYENRPSLSGTASPRSELGVLKSEFSRKRGHMPIRKLLSICGGIIQTIKPCFMMSPLSIAQYLDPYSVKNLRFDYVIFDEASQVKPEDALGALLRARCAVIMGDTRQLPPTTFFDILIDVESDDYDLAVLADMESILHLCKRSFPSKMLRWHYRSRHESLIAVSNQEFYDNHLLIYPSPNQDSEELGLKLVHLPETVYDRGKTATNRAEAKEVVKAVFEHYQKYGDSKSLGVGTFNVRQQQALLEELELQLKLNPTMEKYFNPHQEEHFFIKNLETIQGDERDVIMVSVGYGFDSEGRLSHNFGPVNQDGGERRLNVLLTRAREKCMIFSNFRGSDLHLNSSAPFGLRAFKEFLEYAEKRTLAHHDLEQGTADTAFEDAVYQFLTDHGYQIHRQVGCAGFRVDLAIVDPEYPGRYLLGISCDGPMYQTSRVARDRDRLRQQILEGLGWRFHRLWSTDWYRNRSEVQKHLLNIIEELLGEERGKKDVIPPVVEDEVEDIPELEVEILETEEETVPEVEVEERPQDEIPEYQVCENPGVEVSGDMHTQPVGDVARAVMKVVEVEGPIHYDEVVRRVRTFWGLSRAGRRVKGVMKEAVHLGVLDGQIIRKGDFLYYKDAPVVVRRRTGKPPAKVDLISEEEIAAAVRIILESQYATEIDELVREVSRLFGAKVTRGPAITRIKGVINDLISQGEIEERPDGMIDLVRS